In a genomic window of Amycolatopsis japonica:
- a CDS encoding O-methyltransferase, which translates to MSQQLWSEVDDYLSGVLVPSDPALEGARKASDEAGLPSIAVAPNQGKLLNLMARMIGARSILEIGTLGGYSTIWLARALPPQGRLVTLEYDPKHADVARSNIDAAGLGGLVDVRVGKALDLLPSVDGPIDLAFIDADKANNPAYFEASLKLVRPGGVIVVDNVVRGGTVTDAASEDPNIQGIRRLHEMIAAEPRVDATAIQTVGSKGYDGLTVVLVKP; encoded by the coding sequence ATGTCACAGCAACTGTGGTCCGAAGTGGACGACTATCTGTCCGGGGTGCTCGTCCCGTCCGACCCCGCCCTCGAAGGCGCGCGGAAGGCGTCGGACGAGGCCGGGCTGCCGTCGATCGCCGTCGCACCGAACCAGGGCAAACTGCTCAACCTGATGGCGCGGATGATCGGCGCCCGGTCCATCCTGGAGATCGGCACGCTCGGCGGGTACAGCACGATCTGGCTCGCCCGCGCCCTGCCGCCGCAGGGCAGGCTCGTCACCCTCGAATACGACCCGAAGCACGCCGATGTCGCGCGCAGCAACATCGACGCGGCCGGGCTCGGCGGGCTGGTCGACGTCCGCGTCGGCAAAGCGCTGGACCTGCTGCCGTCGGTCGACGGCCCGATCGACCTGGCGTTCATCGACGCCGACAAGGCCAACAACCCGGCCTACTTCGAGGCGTCACTGAAGCTCGTCCGGCCCGGCGGCGTGATCGTGGTCGACAACGTCGTCCGCGGTGGCACGGTGACCGACGCCGCCAGCGAGGACCCGAACATCCAGGGCATCAGGCGGCTGCACGAGATGATCGCCGCCGAACCCCGCGTCGACGCGACGGCGATCCAGACCGTCGGCAGCAAGGGCTACGACGGCCTGACCGTCGTGCTCGTGAAGCCCTGA
- a CDS encoding ABC transporter ATP-binding protein translates to METVETLTEQSTTSRLHADALTLAYDGRTVAEDLGVVIPDRSFTVIVGPNACGKTTLLRALARMLKPRKGSVFLDGQVISSFPAKEVARRLGLLPQSSIAPDGITVADLVARGRYPHQRLLRQWSREDATVVAESMRATGVDDLAERLVDELSGGQRQRVWMAMALAQETDLLLLDEPTTYLDIAHQMDILDLCAELHQKQGRTLVAVLHDLNHAARYATHMIAMRGGEVLATGAPEEVVTAANVEKIFELPCRVMPCPETGTPLVIPKAGRRAA, encoded by the coding sequence GTGGAGACCGTGGAAACCCTCACCGAGCAGAGCACGACGTCCCGTCTGCACGCGGACGCGCTGACGCTCGCCTACGACGGCCGGACCGTGGCCGAAGACCTCGGGGTGGTCATCCCCGACCGGTCGTTCACCGTCATCGTCGGGCCGAACGCCTGCGGCAAGACCACCCTGCTGCGCGCGCTGGCGCGGATGCTCAAACCGCGCAAGGGTTCGGTGTTCCTCGACGGCCAGGTGATCAGCTCCTTCCCCGCCAAGGAGGTCGCCCGGCGGCTCGGCCTGCTGCCGCAGAGCTCGATCGCGCCCGACGGCATCACCGTCGCGGACCTCGTCGCGCGCGGCCGGTACCCGCACCAGCGCCTGCTGCGCCAATGGTCCCGTGAGGACGCCACCGTGGTCGCGGAGTCCATGCGCGCCACCGGCGTCGACGATCTCGCCGAGCGGCTGGTCGACGAACTGTCGGGTGGTCAGCGGCAGCGAGTGTGGATGGCGATGGCGCTGGCGCAGGAGACCGATCTCCTGCTGCTCGACGAGCCGACGACCTATCTGGACATCGCGCACCAGATGGACATCCTCGACCTGTGCGCGGAACTGCACCAGAAGCAGGGCCGGACGCTGGTCGCGGTGCTGCACGACCTCAACCACGCCGCCCGCTACGCGACGCACATGATCGCGATGCGCGGCGGAGAGGTCCTCGCGACCGGCGCACCCGAAGAGGTCGTGACCGCCGCCAACGTCGAAAAGATCTTCGAGCTGCCCTGCCGGGTCATGCCGTGCCCGGAAACCGGTACCCCGCTGGTGATCCCGAAAGCCGGCCGCCGCGCCGCCTGA
- a CDS encoding SulP family inorganic anion transporter, giving the protein MAGLRLSELRSLLPGREDLRTLKRAPRRDLTAGLTVAIVALPLALGFGISSGLGAEAGLVTAIVAGALAAIFGGSNLQVSGPTGAMTVVLVPIMATHGAGGVLTVGLLAGILLLLLAVARAGRYMRYVPTPVVEGFTLGIAGVIALQQVPAALGVATPEGEKVAVVAAKAVADFAGHPAWPSIAIAAGVAALMLLGARWRPSIPFSLVAVAVATLVSHFAQLPVARIGALPNGLPAPSLDFLDLSTLGALAPSAVAVAALAALESLLSATVADAMSVNERHDPDRELFGQGLANLVTPLFGGVPATAAIARTAVNVRAGAKSRLASFTHAMVLAVIVFAAAPLVATIPIAALAGVLLATAVRMVEAGSVRALLRSTRRDALVLVLTAAATLILDLVTAVILGLVVAGALALRAIAKAARIEEVALDHADHVAEERALLDEHIVAFRLDGPLVFAAAHQFLLELSEVADVRVVILRMSRVSAIDATGALVLRDAIERLEHRGITVLVSGIKPGHEKVLDELGVADRLRAEGRVFPDTPHAIDFAHALLTSSEERAKQ; this is encoded by the coding sequence GTGGCGGGTCTGAGACTTTCGGAACTGCGCTCGCTCCTGCCCGGACGTGAAGACCTGCGGACGCTCAAACGCGCTCCCCGGCGCGACCTCACGGCGGGCCTGACCGTCGCGATCGTCGCGCTGCCGCTGGCGCTGGGCTTCGGCATCTCGTCCGGCCTCGGGGCGGAAGCCGGGTTGGTCACCGCGATCGTCGCCGGCGCACTGGCCGCGATCTTCGGCGGCTCCAACCTCCAGGTGTCCGGGCCGACCGGCGCGATGACCGTCGTGCTGGTGCCGATCATGGCCACGCACGGGGCGGGCGGCGTGCTGACGGTGGGCCTGCTCGCCGGGATCTTGCTGCTCCTGCTCGCGGTCGCCCGCGCCGGCCGGTACATGCGCTACGTGCCGACACCGGTGGTCGAAGGCTTCACGCTGGGCATCGCCGGGGTGATCGCGTTGCAGCAGGTCCCCGCCGCGCTCGGCGTCGCCACGCCGGAAGGCGAGAAGGTGGCCGTCGTCGCGGCGAAGGCGGTGGCCGATTTCGCCGGACATCCCGCCTGGCCGTCGATCGCGATCGCCGCCGGGGTCGCCGCCCTGATGCTGCTCGGCGCGAGGTGGCGGCCGTCGATCCCGTTCTCGCTGGTCGCGGTGGCCGTCGCGACCCTCGTGAGCCATTTCGCGCAGCTGCCGGTCGCGCGGATCGGCGCACTGCCCAACGGTCTTCCCGCGCCCTCGCTGGATTTCCTGGATCTGTCGACCTTGGGCGCGCTGGCTCCCTCCGCCGTCGCGGTCGCGGCGCTCGCCGCGCTGGAAAGCCTCCTGTCGGCCACGGTCGCCGACGCGATGAGCGTCAACGAACGCCACGACCCGGACCGGGAACTCTTCGGGCAGGGCCTCGCGAACCTCGTCACCCCGCTGTTCGGCGGCGTGCCCGCCACCGCGGCGATCGCGCGCACCGCGGTCAACGTCCGCGCCGGGGCGAAATCGCGGCTGGCCTCGTTCACCCACGCGATGGTGCTGGCGGTGATCGTCTTCGCGGCGGCGCCGCTCGTGGCCACGATCCCGATCGCGGCGCTCGCCGGGGTGCTGCTGGCCACGGCCGTCCGCATGGTCGAGGCGGGTTCGGTCCGCGCGCTCCTGCGCTCCACCCGGCGTGACGCGCTGGTCCTCGTGCTCACCGCCGCCGCGACACTGATCCTGGACCTGGTCACCGCGGTCATCCTCGGCCTCGTCGTGGCGGGCGCCCTGGCCCTGCGGGCGATCGCGAAGGCGGCTCGCATCGAAGAGGTGGCGCTCGACCACGCCGATCACGTCGCCGAGGAACGGGCGCTCCTGGACGAGCACATCGTCGCGTTCCGGCTCGACGGACCGCTCGTCTTCGCCGCGGCGCACCAGTTCCTGCTGGAGCTGTCCGAGGTCGCCGACGTCCGGGTGGTCATCCTCCGGATGTCACGGGTGTCGGCCATCGACGCCACCGGCGCCCTCGTCCTGCGCGACGCCATCGAACGCCTCGAACATCGCGGGATCACGGTGCTGGTGTCGGGGATCAAACCCGGCCACGAGAAGGTGCTCGACGAACTCGGCGTCGCGGACCGGCTCCGCGCGGAGGGCCGGGTCTTCCCGGATACACCGCACGCCATCGATTTCGCGCACGCGCTGCTGACCTCAAGCGAGGAACGCGCGAAGCAGTGA
- a CDS encoding ArsR/SmtB family transcription factor, which produces MPVPLYQAKAEFFRMLGHPVRIRVLELLAEGPKAVRELLAEIEVEASNLSQQLAVLRRSGIVTSTREGSTVVYALAGGDVVELLRAARRILTELLADQNVLLAQLRDAE; this is translated from the coding sequence ATGCCCGTCCCCCTGTACCAGGCCAAGGCGGAGTTCTTCCGCATGCTGGGCCACCCGGTCCGGATCCGTGTACTGGAGCTGCTCGCCGAAGGCCCGAAGGCCGTCCGCGAACTGCTCGCCGAGATCGAGGTCGAGGCCTCCAACCTCTCCCAGCAGCTGGCTGTCCTGCGCCGGTCGGGAATCGTCACCTCGACCCGCGAGGGCTCGACGGTGGTGTACGCGCTCGCCGGCGGCGACGTCGTCGAGCTCCTGCGCGCGGCCCGGCGCATCCTCACCGAGCTGCTGGCCGACCAGAACGTCCTGCTCGCCCAGCTACGCGACGCGGAGTGA
- a CDS encoding transglycosylase domain-containing protein, giving the protein MENPDEADAPESETTATPEPKPKKRRWRKIVAWTLGLVIGIPVVAFGLAYVLLDVRSPQEVLADLDKTVVLQNADGSELLKVVPPGGDRLFVPYDAVPAKLRDAIVATEDPTFWDNEGFDLTGLGRALVTGVGGGSGITQQYIKKSTGNEDATLTRKFSELVLATKITQQQTKKEIFESYVNIISFGRGTYGPASAMNAYFGRKLDDSMTWSEAAFLAGMIQSPSVHDPYASSHEHAMKRWSYVVNKLVARGYVSQAEAVAMTYPEDAIQAPSETRAGRVTYEQYHIKQQVLAELEQVGYPLDRLRGGAMKVETTIDPRAQAEAEKAVKERLKGQPEHFRASLVAVEPGTGAIRAYNGGGWSVHDYAGTQYGTGSAFQPLLLAAGLERGVNVDEPLKAAASVDFLGETFEFQDQCGEGGKCTLREAMGRGAQGPFVDLAKKLGAEAVREGARAAGIPESVDGAVTLREKDGFLIGPGIAVGRYPLRPSDMAGAYATFAADGMRATPHLVSKIRDENGEIVWERPSDKTPAFQGDEVLSRRIAGTMSQVLATGLKDRPAALKTGDFRFEETDDNAGGWAVGYTPQLATAVWVGSDEPRRMRDAAGEKLTGRTLPSDMWQRFMNGVHRGQPARWPDGSEPRPATTAPR; this is encoded by the coding sequence GTGGAAAACCCGGATGAGGCAGACGCACCCGAGTCGGAGACCACGGCCACCCCGGAGCCGAAACCGAAGAAGCGCAGGTGGCGCAAGATCGTCGCCTGGACGCTCGGCCTGGTGATCGGCATCCCGGTCGTCGCGTTCGGGCTCGCGTACGTCCTGCTCGACGTCCGCAGCCCGCAAGAGGTGCTCGCCGATCTCGACAAGACCGTCGTCCTGCAGAACGCCGACGGCTCCGAACTGCTCAAGGTGGTCCCGCCCGGCGGCGACCGGCTGTTCGTGCCCTACGACGCCGTCCCCGCGAAACTGCGCGACGCGATCGTCGCGACCGAGGACCCGACCTTCTGGGACAACGAGGGTTTCGATCTCACCGGGCTCGGCCGCGCGCTGGTGACCGGTGTCGGCGGCGGCTCGGGGATCACCCAGCAGTACATCAAGAAGTCCACCGGCAACGAGGACGCCACCCTCACGCGGAAGTTCTCCGAACTCGTGCTCGCCACGAAGATCACCCAGCAGCAGACCAAGAAGGAGATCTTCGAAAGCTACGTCAACATCATCTCGTTCGGCCGCGGCACCTACGGCCCGGCTTCGGCGATGAACGCCTACTTCGGCCGCAAACTCGACGACTCGATGACCTGGAGTGAGGCGGCCTTCCTCGCGGGGATGATCCAGTCGCCTTCGGTGCACGACCCGTACGCCTCCAGCCACGAGCACGCCATGAAGCGCTGGTCCTACGTGGTGAACAAACTGGTCGCGCGTGGCTATGTGAGCCAGGCCGAAGCGGTCGCCATGACCTATCCGGAGGACGCGATCCAGGCGCCGTCGGAGACCCGCGCCGGCCGCGTCACCTACGAGCAGTACCACATCAAGCAGCAGGTCCTCGCCGAACTCGAGCAGGTCGGCTACCCGCTCGACCGGCTGCGCGGCGGCGCGATGAAGGTCGAGACGACCATCGATCCGCGTGCCCAGGCCGAAGCCGAGAAGGCGGTCAAGGAGCGGTTGAAGGGGCAGCCTGAGCATTTCCGCGCGTCGCTGGTCGCCGTCGAACCCGGGACCGGGGCCATCCGGGCCTACAACGGCGGTGGCTGGAGCGTGCACGACTACGCGGGCACCCAGTACGGCACCGGCTCGGCGTTCCAGCCGTTGCTCCTCGCCGCCGGTCTCGAACGGGGCGTGAACGTGGACGAACCGCTGAAGGCGGCCGCGTCGGTCGATTTCCTCGGCGAGACCTTCGAGTTCCAGGACCAATGCGGCGAAGGCGGGAAGTGCACGCTGCGCGAGGCGATGGGGCGGGGCGCTCAGGGGCCGTTCGTCGACCTGGCGAAGAAGCTCGGCGCCGAAGCGGTCCGGGAAGGCGCCCGCGCGGCCGGGATCCCCGAGTCCGTCGACGGTGCGGTGACCCTGCGGGAGAAGGACGGATTCCTGATCGGCCCGGGGATCGCCGTCGGCCGGTATCCCTTACGCCCCAGCGACATGGCCGGTGCTTACGCGACCTTCGCCGCCGACGGCATGCGTGCCACCCCGCATCTGGTGTCGAAGATCCGGGACGAGAACGGCGAAATCGTGTGGGAACGGCCGTCGGACAAGACGCCCGCGTTCCAGGGCGACGAGGTGCTGAGCCGCCGGATCGCGGGCACGATGAGCCAGGTGCTGGCCACCGGTCTGAAGGATCGTCCGGCGGCGCTGAAGACCGGCGACTTCCGGTTCGAGGAGACGGACGACAACGCGGGCGGCTGGGCGGTCGGGTACACGCCGCAGCTCGCGACCGCGGTCTGGGTCGGCTCCGACGAGCCGCGCCGGATGCGGGACGCCGCCGGGGAGAAACTGACGGGCAGGACACTGCCGTCGGACATGTGGCAGCGCTTCATGAACGGTGTCCACCGAGGACAGCCGGCGCGGTGGCCGGACGGTTCCGAACCGCGGCCTGCCACGACGGCGCCGCGGTGA
- a CDS encoding aminotransferase-like domain-containing protein: MEDYRIVADEISADVEAGRLRPGDRLPPQRRFARERGIANSTAARVYGELVRRGVVVGEVGRGTFVRAGRPPLETALAEPGGATVDLELNFAVLPEQSALVGKALEPLLREDVLTAALRPGSVSGSKQARDAVAGLIAKDGWTPEVLFAGSGRQAIAAAIAAFVPMGERLAVEAITYPVVKALAGRLGVQLVPIETDDRGLIPEALEAASVRALYVQPTLHNPLGSTMDEARRIELAETVRRMDIPVIEDGIYTFLRPEIRPFAAYAPERTVFADSMSKRLAPGLTTGFLAVPAAWTERLAAAVRSGGWVAPRLAVEAATRWITGGTLETVERAKRLDAAERQRLTAERLAGFTLRADPQAYHCWWELPEHWRAETFVAAAARRGIAVTPAAAFAVVPGHAPNAVRLAVSSPPLETLAAALDVLAGLASGRPEDAGVD; the protein is encoded by the coding sequence ATGGAGGACTACCGGATAGTCGCGGACGAGATCTCCGCCGACGTCGAGGCTGGCAGGCTCCGGCCGGGCGACAGGCTGCCGCCGCAGCGGCGGTTCGCCAGGGAACGCGGGATCGCGAACTCGACGGCCGCGCGGGTCTACGGCGAACTCGTCCGGAGGGGTGTCGTGGTCGGCGAGGTCGGCCGGGGCACGTTCGTCCGCGCCGGTCGGCCGCCGTTGGAGACCGCGCTCGCCGAGCCCGGCGGTGCGACGGTCGACCTCGAACTCAACTTCGCCGTCCTTCCGGAACAGTCGGCGCTGGTCGGGAAGGCGCTGGAGCCGCTTCTGCGCGAAGACGTCCTGACAGCAGCGTTGCGGCCGGGAAGCGTCTCGGGCTCGAAGCAGGCGCGTGACGCCGTCGCCGGGCTGATCGCGAAGGACGGCTGGACACCTGAAGTCCTCTTCGCCGGGAGTGGGCGGCAGGCCATCGCGGCCGCCATCGCCGCCTTCGTGCCGATGGGGGAACGGCTCGCCGTCGAAGCCATCACCTACCCGGTGGTCAAGGCGCTCGCCGGGCGGCTAGGTGTGCAACTGGTGCCCATCGAGACCGACGACCGGGGCCTCATTCCCGAAGCGCTCGAAGCCGCGTCCGTCCGCGCGCTGTACGTCCAGCCGACGCTGCACAATCCACTTGGGTCCACAATGGACGAAGCGCGCCGGATCGAGCTGGCCGAAACCGTGCGCCGGATGGACATCCCGGTGATCGAGGACGGGATCTACACCTTCCTGCGGCCCGAGATCCGCCCCTTCGCGGCGTACGCGCCGGAACGCACGGTGTTCGCCGACAGCATGTCCAAACGGCTCGCGCCGGGGCTGACCACCGGATTCCTCGCCGTCCCGGCGGCATGGACGGAACGGCTCGCCGCGGCCGTGCGCTCGGGCGGCTGGGTCGCGCCCCGGCTCGCGGTCGAAGCAGCCACCCGGTGGATCACCGGTGGCACGCTGGAAACCGTCGAACGGGCGAAACGGCTCGACGCCGCGGAACGCCAGCGGCTGACGGCGGAACGCCTGGCCGGGTTCACCCTGCGCGCCGATCCGCAGGCGTACCACTGCTGGTGGGAGCTCCCGGAACACTGGCGCGCCGAGACCTTCGTCGCCGCGGCCGCGCGCCGCGGGATCGCGGTCACCCCGGCGGCCGCGTTCGCCGTCGTCCCCGGTCACGCCCCGAACGCGGTGCGGCTCGCCGTCTCGTCGCCGCCGCTCGAAACGCTCGCGGCCGCTTTGGACGTCCTCGCCGGACTCGCCTCCGGCCGCCCCGAGGACGCCGGCGTCGACTGA